A portion of the Blastochloris tepida genome contains these proteins:
- a CDS encoding response regulator — MTNLLGRPLRILVAEDDALIALDLVDALETFGCVAAGPVATVKAALEHADDTANAIDGALLDLDLRGQRSYPVAAALMRRNIPFAFTSGYGLEAIEPAFRAYPCLLKPTNRSDLLAVLRGFLSPTADPPQDLAGPDAQIA, encoded by the coding sequence ATGACTAACCTTCTTGGCCGCCCGCTTCGTATCCTCGTGGCAGAGGATGACGCCCTGATCGCACTCGATCTTGTCGATGCGCTCGAAACATTCGGCTGCGTGGCGGCAGGCCCGGTCGCCACCGTCAAGGCGGCGCTCGAGCACGCCGACGATACGGCCAATGCGATCGACGGCGCGCTGCTCGATCTCGATCTGCGCGGCCAACGGTCCTATCCGGTCGCCGCCGCCCTCATGCGACGGAATATTCCGTTCGCCTTCACCTCGGGCTACGGTCTTGAGGCGATCGAGCCAGCCTTTCGCGCCTACCCTTGCCTGCTGAAGCCGACCAATCGATCGGACCTGCTCGCCGTGCTGCGCGGGTTTCTCAGCCCGACAGCCGACCCACCGCAGGACCTTGCCGGACCGGACGCACAAATCGCCTGA